In Primulina huaijiensis isolate GDHJ02 chromosome 4, ASM1229523v2, whole genome shotgun sequence, the DNA window AAGGTGTTGTTTTGACTcacaatatttacttccgctgttattttaaagttaaatctatttatatgtttattttgtgaatgaggcaagttatttatttagaaaattttttataaattcgtAAAAATACGAATTTGAAATACGGGTCTTTACAAAATCGAACTTTTAACTATTTATAAAGTGTTGAACTGGTTCACTAACTTGAATACTATTTGGAAGCTATAATTTTCCCACCATCTTACTCAAATATGTGTATTGAAATTCCTGTAtccctttaaaaaaaattacaagtaatatattaatatttttggggaaaaaatatAATGTTGTATGGTAGTATAAAGTaaatgtaaaattaaataaattcgtgtgataatatttttttaggaaaCTATATACATTGATTAATGTACAatgtaaaattaaaaattaaataaactttcctttttttttttttttaccagaaATAAATAATAGTAAATATCTATTTTTGAGATAAGAAAATGAAAAGTAAAAAAACTTGTGCAGAAATCTAATGTGAAACCGCGTACAAAGTTGGGATGGAAAAGAAAAGGTGCGACATTCAAAGTCTTACTTCCCAGCATTCATTCTTTCTAAATTCTTCTACTTTCACGACGCCTCCAAATTTAATTGTTCCCATTTCCAAATTCTATCTTCAATCACGTTGTTTgatatctctctctctctctcgaaTTCTGCCCAAAAAATCAGAAGATTTCTCATCCTAGAGGAGATTTCTGGATCTTGAGTCTGAAGCTCTTTGTTGTTACTTGTTAAAAGTTTCATGTTCTAATATTTGGCTTGGATTTCTGcaaaattcaagattttattttgttttctgtGTTCTGGGTTGTTGTTAATTTATCCTCTTGTTTCTGCTAGATTTTTAGAATTTCTTCCATCTTTTCTTCTGATGGTGTCGAAATCTTTCTGCGTTCTTGGATACTTGTGCTTGTTCTTCTGTGGGTTTCTAGCCAGCGGGGATGCAGAAGTGTTAGGTCtcagatatttgaatttttcGGCCATAGAGTTACCCGATCGTTCTAGCTTCAATGCTGTATCTTCTCCGGTGGATGCGGATTGCAGCTTTTCGAAATCCAGGAAAACAGCGACCCAtcagattttggttcatgaagAAGATGATGTCGGAGAAGACTCGAAGCCACAGTCCGGCCAGCCAACGGTGAAGCTCAATCTAAAGCTTAAGCCCTCGGATTCTGTGGCGGATTCCACAGTGAAGGATTTAACACGAATTCGAACCCTCCAAACAAGGATCATCGAGAGAAAAAATCAGAACGCCTTTTCAAGATTGAAGAAAGATGGTGATCAACAGCTTACGAAGCCATTTGTCGGACAGGACAACTTGCCGGGAGCTTATTCCGCCAGTTTCTCCGGCCAGCTTATGGCGACTCTGGAGTCCGGGGTGAGTCTCGGCTCCGGGGAGTACTTCATGGATGTTTTTGTGGGTACACCTCCTAAACACTTCTCTTTGATTCTTGACACTGGCAGTGATTTGAATTGGATTCAATGTGTACCTTGTTATGATTGTTTTGAACAAACTGGTCAATATTATAATCCGAAAGAATCGAGTTCATATAGAAATATTAGCTGTAGTGATCCCCGGTGTCACCTTGTTTCGTCCCCCGACCCGCCACAGCCCTGCATGACTGAGAATCAGAGCTGCCCTTATTATTATTGGTATGGAGATAGCTCGAATACTACCGGTGATTTTGCGCTTGAGGCCTTTACAGTTAATCTTACGACCCCGAGTGGGAAATCTGAGTTCAGGAAAGTGGAAAATGTGATGTTTGGTTGTGGACATTGGAATAGAGGGCTCTTTCATGGTGCTGCTGGGCTATTAGGCCTTGGGAGAGGGCCTTTATCCTTTTCGTCTCAGCTTCAAGCTTTATATGGCCACTCGTTTTCGTATTGTCTGGTGGATAGAAATAGCAATACTAGTGTTAGCAGCAAGCTTATTTTTGGGGAGGATAAAGACCTCCTCAGCCGCCCTAATTTAAATTTCACATCTTTTGTCAAGGGGAAACAGAATCCAGTGGATACATTCTATTATGTGCAAATAAAGTCGATTCTTGTTGGAGGGGAGGTGCTAAGCATACCGGAGGAGACATGGAGTTTATCTCCAGAAGGTGCTGGTGGGACAATCATCGACTCGGGTACGACACTCAGTTATTTTGCTGATCCAGCCTATCAAATCATTAAGGAGGCTTTCGAAAAGAAGGTGGAGGGCTATCCGGTTGTGAAAGATTTCCCAATCCTCGATCCTTGTTACAACGTGTCGGGGGTGGCTAAACTGGAGTTGCCCAGTTTTGGGATTTTGTTCGGGGACGGTGCTATGTGGAATTTCCCGGTCGAGAACTATTTCATTATGCTCGAGCCGGATGATGTAGTTTGCCTAGCGATCTTGGGGACCCCTCGTTCGGCTTTGTCAATCATCGGGAACTATCAGCAGCAGAATTTCCATATCTTGTATGATGTCAAAAAGTCGAGGCTTGGATTCGCGCCTTCTAAATGTGCTGATATATAACATGTTTTCCGGTCTATAGTTTAGGTGGTGGGTGGTAAACTGTAAACAATATACTACAGGGGGTATGGAGGGAGACTCCTCACAATATATTTATGAGGTAAGAagaagaaaattcaagaaattttacCATTCTTTTAGCACCAATAATTTGTATGATTGACCAATGCCTTCAGTGATTTGTTAGAAATGGCAATGCTTGTATTGCTTCTTGCACATTTTCGCAAGaacatttttcattaaattcttGAAACTTTCAAAGAGAATACATTATATTTGAGTTTAAATTTATGCAAGAAAATATGCTTTTGCGTCTCAATTTTTATGTATACCAGCAAGCAGGATAACAAATTTACTTGTGTGTAATGTAAAAACTTGAAGAAGTGATTcaagaataaataatttatacaaCTTTTAGGCGAAAAATGATTTCCaacttaattttaaaaaattatacatttaaattttaatatcttgattaattcatataatcattttaaaaatgcaTATTTATGCAATGAAACTTACATATCTCGATAATAGcatgatattgtccactttaGGTCTAAACACTCGTGGATTTGTTTTTGGAGTTTACCCAAAATGCCTCTTATAAAAAGAGATATATTTTCATCTTATAGACACATTATCTTCTCATTGTATTTCCAGTGTGGgattttgatttaattgttagagtaggtgcccgtcgagccaagtgttggccgagtgttcacaatgaaactctatgtataaacaatctttattttaattatatttgaaattattgttttgacacatctttatctgtatacccatgctagttgcacagataaagtccttgaatatacaaatagtagaaagaatatgagatgctcatatgatgagtatcatgaaactcatatttagaatactgtatattctaaacagttcctagtcgattcagccgcagctaagaaagatataggccgctcgagtttaaAACTAGTATCTGCGacgtgagtaccatgtttcactggtaggggacattgtgatgtccgagcatgcagataggtgctcctggtagagtgcaatgaacaaccctccatgtaggactttccaagtggttctcacttagtGGAAACgtctagtttatggttgtacaccattagtccttatgacccgggacaacattgagactcttaTATGCTAGtcttgcactttgacttgtttaccgactctcattgggtcatcaagtggcaaggtggggtgttctgtcgaaacatataggagtcgatgcattgtagtcggggtttcaccgcttaccttcgggtatggatatcctatgtgtatgtagtatgaaatctctgatcagagtgttggtggtaattatgaaaggggtttcatagattacaccatcgatgcaactacgacatgatacatagtatcgattctttgacagctatCGATATACCTATACTTGTCGAACCGGTCGGGATATAttagatgaagggaccgtactgtacgctaaccataatagaatggttatTGCAGGCAATATCATTTGAtatctagggaatcatgtaagcgatgctgctaggcgtttaacatgattggttgggtactatcagacttgagttctgacgttcttattatcgaggagttgataagtaagtaTGGTgtaattggggtatgctcatataaggacatgtttagtcccgaatcacattgagatgtgaaccgacggttagttgtatcattgaaccattgagggccatacaagtgctaactttctagatcccgttgaaaagtaaaaatagttcaatgtattgaacggcttataaaggagtttataagcgtaaaaaaaaaatagaagtacgacttctacgaagggaatgtaacttttaatttgtggaagtgttcctaaattaaaagttggtcaaataaataatgtatttgaaaattgtgattttcgtaaacattattatggactgaattaaattaattcaagtgttgaattaattgagcccaatagaaaataattattcaactagtaggtttgagtaaaatcaagtaaggattaattggtctcaaatttgtttgagacaattaaattaaagtccatggactttgtaattgttacaaacccaaatagaatgcaTGTATGGAAGGTGAAAGGTTGGAGgctactttttcaatatccaaggcatgacatgcacatgcttactttaactttttcaagcaccaagaaaaaCTCCTCCTCCCTTCTCTCCATAGACTTGGCTGAAATTTGCAAAGAA includes these proteins:
- the LOC140975298 gene encoding aspartyl protease family protein 2-like, whose product is MVSKSFCVLGYLCLFFCGFLASGDAEVLGLRYLNFSAIELPDRSSFNAVSSPVDADCSFSKSRKTATHQILVHEEDDVGEDSKPQSGQPTVKLNLKLKPSDSVADSTVKDLTRIRTLQTRIIERKNQNAFSRLKKDGDQQLTKPFVGQDNLPGAYSASFSGQLMATLESGVSLGSGEYFMDVFVGTPPKHFSLILDTGSDLNWIQCVPCYDCFEQTGQYYNPKESSSYRNISCSDPRCHLVSSPDPPQPCMTENQSCPYYYWYGDSSNTTGDFALEAFTVNLTTPSGKSEFRKVENVMFGCGHWNRGLFHGAAGLLGLGRGPLSFSSQLQALYGHSFSYCLVDRNSNTSVSSKLIFGEDKDLLSRPNLNFTSFVKGKQNPVDTFYYVQIKSILVGGEVLSIPEETWSLSPEGAGGTIIDSGTTLSYFADPAYQIIKEAFEKKVEGYPVVKDFPILDPCYNVSGVAKLELPSFGILFGDGAMWNFPVENYFIMLEPDDVVCLAILGTPRSALSIIGNYQQQNFHILYDVKKSRLGFAPSKCADI